The Medicago truncatula cultivar Jemalong A17 chromosome 4, MtrunA17r5.0-ANR, whole genome shotgun sequence genome includes a region encoding these proteins:
- the LOC11418655 gene encoding putative lipase YDL109C isoform X2 translates to MNSFLVWALSFAIIIAIVRFNFNLTPSSLLLFGSLLIAFWIIKMKFHHRRFGGSCLNNPKVEDNSDANNPIPPHLVIMVNGIVGSSHDWRYGAEQFLKRLPDKVIVHRSECNSSKLTFDGVDTMGERLAEEVLSIVRCWPGLQKISFVAHSLGGLVARYAIARLFDYSKTLEAGVTCRNCDCKEEAECTKNCTEQHYEARIAGLEPMNFITFATPHLGSRGHRQLPFLCGIPFLERRASQTAHLIVGRTGKHLFLMDNDDGKPPLLLRMIEDSDDLKFMSALCVFKRRVAYANANFDHMVGWRTSSIRRQHELPKSNLLVIDEKYPHIVHAEGGTVDDISNKVYVNVGGQKIDMEGSLGACGC, encoded by the exons ATGAATTCGTTTCTGGTTTGGGCTCTGAGCTTTGCGATCATTATCGCGATTGTTCGCTTCAACTTCAACCTTACgccatcatcattattattatttggatcTCTTCTCATCGCTTTTTGGATtatcaaaatgaaatttcatCATCGGCGATTTGGAGGAAGTTGTTTGAACAACCCCAAAGTAGAAGATAATAGTGATGCTAACAACCCTATTCCTCCTCACCTTGTCATCATGGTTAATGGCATCGTTGGCAG TTCTCATGATTGGAGATATGGTGCAGAGCAGTTTCTCAAGAGGCTTCCAGATAAAGTCATCGTCCACC GCAGTGAATGCAATTCTTCAAAATTGACATTTGATGGTGTTGATACAATGGGTGAGAGGCTAGCTGAAGAG GTACTATCTATTGTTAGATGCTGGCCTGGGTTGCAGAAGATCTCTTTTGTGGCACATTCTTTGGGAGGCTTGGTGGCAAGATATGCTATTGCCAGACTTTTTGATTACTCTAAAACATTAGAAGCCGGAGTTACCTGCAGAAATTGTGACTGCAAAGAGGAGGCAGAATGTACGAAGAATTGCACGGAACAGCATTATGAAGCCAGAATCGCTGGTTTAGAGCCAATGAATTTTATAACCTTTGCCACGCCGCATCTTGGTTCAAGAGGACATAGACAG CTTCCATTTCTTTGTGGCATTCCTTTCCTTGAAAGAAGAGCATCTCAAACTGCACATTTAATTGTAGGGAGAACTGGTAAACATCTTTTCCTCATGGACAACGATGATGGAAAGCCTCCTCTTCTCCTCCGAATGATTGAGGATTCTgatgatttaaaatttat GTCAGCTTTATGTGTGTTTAAGCGTCGAGTGGCATATGCAAATGCAAACTTTGATC ATATGGTTGGATGGCGCACCTCATCAATTCGGCGTCAACATGAACTTCCAAAG TCTAATCTTCTAGTAATTGATGAGAAATACCCACACATTGTACACGCCGAAGGTGGGACTGTTGATGATATTTCCAACAAAGTATATGTTAACGTTGGAGGCCAAAAAATTGACATGGAAG GTTCATTGGGAGCGTGTGGATGTTAG
- the LOC11440772 gene encoding CBL-interacting serine/threonine-protein kinase 21 — MVSPKNIGKYRLGRTIGEGTFSKVKIALNSNNGEKVAIKVIDKQMVLKNNLKHQVQSEIRTMKLLHHPNIVRIHEVIGTKTKIYIVMEYVSGGQLLDKISYCNKLNECEARKLFQQLIDAVDYCHNKGVYHRDLKPENLLLDSKGNLKVSDFGLSALNKPNNVLNTKCGSPCYVAPELLMSKGYDGASADVWSCGVILFELLAGFLPFDDQNLINLYHKICRAEYVCAPWFTQSQKKLIAKILEPHPGKRITISGIIDDEWFQTDYKPICAYEFDPIINLDDDSCAFNSIEEKTTKPRITKSSSFINAFQLIAMFQDFDLFTLFEEQDHMKQTTRLGSQHTITETVEKIEAAAADVRLSVKKMNNFKMKMHSKETMTRCSRSYFDISAEVIEVAPAHCVVQVSKSVGDLRMYNEFCESLSNLLKDESSIPPHGQDSVDRCDTGSVEKQDAEWLVDL; from the exons ATGGTGTCTCCCAAAAACATAGGAAAATATAGACTTGGCAGGACAATAGGAGAAGGTACATTCTCTAAGGTAAAGATTGCTTTAAATAGCAACAATGGTGAGAAGGTAGCAATCAAGGTCATTGACAAACAAATGGTCTTGAAAAACAATCTAAAACATCAG GTACAAAGTGAGATTAGAACAATGAAACTTCTACATCATCCAAATATAGTTAGAATTCATGAG GTTATTggcacaaaaacaaaaatatacattGTGATGGAATATGTATCAGGAGGTCAACTATTGGACAAAATA TCCTATTGCAACAAGTTGAATGAATGTGAGGCAAGAAAACTATTCCAACAACTTATTGACGCCGTCGACTACTGCCATAACAAGGGAGTTTATCACCGCGATCTCAAG CCAGAAAACTTGCTCCTAGACAGCAAGGGAAATCTAAAAGTGTCTGATTTTGGATTAAGTGCACTGAATAAg CCTAATAATGTCCTAAACACAAAGTGTGGATCCCCGTGTTACGTGGCTCCTGAG CTGCTGATGAGCAAAGGGTATGATGGAGCATCTGCTGATGTTTGGTCATGTGGGGTGATTCTTTTTGAGTTACTTGCCGGTTTTCTACCATTTGATGACCAGAACTTGATAAATTTATACCATAAG ATATGCAGAGCGGAATACGTATGTGCCCCTTGGTTTACTCAAAGTCAAAAGAAACTAATTGCGAAAATACTTGAACCGCATCCTGGAAAG CGGATAACTATTTCGGGTATTATTGATGATGAGTGGTTTCAAACAGATTATAAGCCTATTTGTGCGTATGAATTTGATCCGATCATTAACTTGGATGATGATAGTTGTGCTTTCAATTCAATTGAG GAGAAAACTACAAAGCCAAGGATAACCAAGTCTTCAAGCTTCATTAACGCGTTTCAACTGATAGCCATGTTTCAGGACTTTGATTTATTCACCCTTTTTGAAGAACAG GATCACATGAAGCAGACAACAAGGCTTGGATCCCAACATACAATCACTGAAACCGTCGAAAAAATAGAAGCTGCTGCAGCAGATGTTAGACTGtcagtaaaaaaaatgaacaacttTAAG ATGAAAATGCACTCGAAAGAGACAATGACGAGGTGTTCTAGATCATACTTTGACATATCAGCTGAG GTGATTGAAGTTGCTCCGGCTCATTGTGTTGTACAAGTATCAAAATCTGTAGGAGATCTAAGAATGTATAATGAG TTTTGTGAAAGTTTATCAAACCTGCTGAAAGACGAATCTAGTATTCCACCACACGGCCAAGACTCTGTGGATCGATGCGACACTGGCAGCGTAGAAAAGCAAGATGCTGAATG GTTGGTGGATCTCTAA
- the LOC11421956 gene encoding pathogenesis-related protein PR-1-like, which yields MKSHLLLLCFFIFVTFTTKTLSTSPQPSSSSSSPTQIYNQYLSQQKKPDNESIYKVSKQLCWNCMQESLEFLFRHNLVRASKWELPLMWDYQLEQYARWWASQRKPDCKVEHSFPEDGFKLGENIYWGSGSDWTPTDAVKAWADEEKYYTYVTNSCVSGQMCGHYTQIVWKSTRRIGCARVVCDDGDVFMTCNYDPVGNYVGERPY from the coding sequence ATGAAATCCCATTTGCTCCTCCTCTGCTTCTTCATTTTTGTCACATTCACCACAAAAACTCTCTCAACCAGTCCtcaaccttcttcttcttcttcttctcctacTCAAATATATAACCAATATTTAAGCCAACAGAAGAAACCAGACAATGAGAGCATATACAAGGTATCAAAGCAGCTTTGTTGGAACTGCATGCAAGAGTCACTAGAATTTTTGTTCAGACACAACTTGGTAAGAGCTTCAAAATGGGAACTTCCACTGATGTGGGATTACCAGCTTGAACAATATGCAAGGTGGTGGGCTAGTCAAAGAAAACCAGATTGCAAAGTGGAACATTCTTTTCCTGAAGATGGTTTCAAATTAGGAGAGAATATATATTGGGGTAGTGGCTCTGATTGGACACCAACGGATGCTGTAAAAGCTTGGGCTGATGAAGAGAAATATTACACATATGTGACTAATTCATGTGTATCTGGTCAAATGTGTGGACATTATACTCAGATTGTGTGGAAAAGTACTAGAAGAATTGGTTGTGCAAGAGTTGTGTGTGATGATGGAGATGTGTTCATGACTTGTAACTATGATCCTGTTGGTAATTATGTTGGAGAACGaccatattaa
- the LOC11418655 gene encoding putative lipase ROG1 isoform X1 produces the protein MNSFLVWALSFAIIIAIVRFNFNLTPSSLLLFGSLLIAFWIIKMKFHHRRFGGSCLNNPKVEDNSDANNPIPPHLVIMVNGIVGSSHDWRYGAEQFLKRLPDKVIVHRSECNSSKLTFDGVDTMGERLAEEVLSIVRCWPGLQKISFVAHSLGGLVARYAIARLFDYSKTLEAGVTCRNCDCKEEAECTKNCTEQHYEARIAGLEPMNFITFATPHLGSRGHRQLPFLCGIPFLERRASQTAHLIVGRTGKHLFLMDNDDGKPPLLLRMIEDSDDLKFMSALCVFKRRVAYANANFDHMVGWRTSSIRRQHELPKSNLLVIDEKYPHIVHAEGGTVDDISNKVYVNVGGQKIDMEEEMIRGLTQVHWERVDVSFQKSKQRYTAHSTIQVKTYWLHSDGSDVIFHMIDNFLI, from the exons ATGAATTCGTTTCTGGTTTGGGCTCTGAGCTTTGCGATCATTATCGCGATTGTTCGCTTCAACTTCAACCTTACgccatcatcattattattatttggatcTCTTCTCATCGCTTTTTGGATtatcaaaatgaaatttcatCATCGGCGATTTGGAGGAAGTTGTTTGAACAACCCCAAAGTAGAAGATAATAGTGATGCTAACAACCCTATTCCTCCTCACCTTGTCATCATGGTTAATGGCATCGTTGGCAG TTCTCATGATTGGAGATATGGTGCAGAGCAGTTTCTCAAGAGGCTTCCAGATAAAGTCATCGTCCACC GCAGTGAATGCAATTCTTCAAAATTGACATTTGATGGTGTTGATACAATGGGTGAGAGGCTAGCTGAAGAG GTACTATCTATTGTTAGATGCTGGCCTGGGTTGCAGAAGATCTCTTTTGTGGCACATTCTTTGGGAGGCTTGGTGGCAAGATATGCTATTGCCAGACTTTTTGATTACTCTAAAACATTAGAAGCCGGAGTTACCTGCAGAAATTGTGACTGCAAAGAGGAGGCAGAATGTACGAAGAATTGCACGGAACAGCATTATGAAGCCAGAATCGCTGGTTTAGAGCCAATGAATTTTATAACCTTTGCCACGCCGCATCTTGGTTCAAGAGGACATAGACAG CTTCCATTTCTTTGTGGCATTCCTTTCCTTGAAAGAAGAGCATCTCAAACTGCACATTTAATTGTAGGGAGAACTGGTAAACATCTTTTCCTCATGGACAACGATGATGGAAAGCCTCCTCTTCTCCTCCGAATGATTGAGGATTCTgatgatttaaaatttat GTCAGCTTTATGTGTGTTTAAGCGTCGAGTGGCATATGCAAATGCAAACTTTGATC ATATGGTTGGATGGCGCACCTCATCAATTCGGCGTCAACATGAACTTCCAAAG TCTAATCTTCTAGTAATTGATGAGAAATACCCACACATTGTACACGCCGAAGGTGGGACTGTTGATGATATTTCCAACAAAGTATATGTTAACGTTGGAGGCCAAAAAATTGACATGGAAG AGGAGATGATAAGGGGTCTCACTCAGGTTCATTGGGAGCGTGTGGATGTTAGCTTTCAGAAGAGTAAACAGCGGTATACTGCTCACAGTACAATCCAG GTGAAAACCTACTGGTTGCATTCGGATGGTTCTGATGTGATCTTTCACATGATAGATAACTTCCTTATCTAG
- the LOC120579997 gene encoding endoglucanase 7, translated as MATDPSVPKNAKAFDKITDFNKLPAANKRGFIQLNHGYPNSLQYVVNASFMASLFADYMKAQGVPGWYCNHNYFSISVLKAFATSQMDYIMCKNPMNMSYIVGYGNKFPRHVHHRGASIPNDDKHYSCIEGWKWRDTPNRNPNNIVGAMVGGPNGFDQFYDLRNNNSYTEPTLAGNAGLVAALISLTSTSTIGSGFDTDHTIFNQTRQYRPQNLPPP; from the exons ATGGCAACCGATCCTTCTGTGCCTAAGAATGCCAAAGCATTTGATAAGATTACCGATTTTAATAAGTTACCTGCTGCTAACAAGA GGGGATTTATACAATTGAACCATGGATACCCAAATTCTCTCCAATATGTTGTTAATGCTTCATTTATGGCTTCTCTTTTTGCTGATTATATGAAAGCCCAAGGTGTTCCTGGATGGTATTGTAATCATAATTACTTTTCAATATCTGTTCTAAAGGCATTTGCAACTTCTCAG ATGGATTACATCATGTGTAAAAATCCAATGAACATGAGCTACATAGTTGGGTATGGCAACAAGTTTCCAAGACATGTTCATCATAGAGGTGCATCAATTCCAAATGATGACAAACATTACTCATGCATTGAGGGTTGGAAGTGGCGTGACACCCCTAACCGAAATCCTAACAACATTGTAGGAGCAATGGTTGGAGGGCCAAATGGTTTTGACCAATTCTATGATTTAAGGAACAATAACAGTTATACTGAGCCAACCTTAGCTGGGAATGCAGGACTAGTTGCTGCCTTAATTTCCTTAACAAGCACAAGCACTATAGGTAGTGGTTTTGACACTGATCATACCATTTTCAATCAAACTCGACAATACAGACCACAAAATCTACCTCCACCATAG
- the LOC11445818 gene encoding xylose isomerase, with product MIMKSGKLLLLLLSFNVFYYAAVNCAPQTCPATKDAKCGDSDDWKAEFFPGISKIKYEGPSSKNPLSFKWYNPEEEILGKKMKDWFRFSVAFWHTFRGTGVDPFGAPTKYWPWEDGTNSLSMAKRRMRANFEFINKLGVDFWCFHDRDIAPDGKTIEESNENLDEVVALAHELQRQSKKRVLWGTAQLFVHPRYMHGAATSSELAVYAYAAAQVKKALEVTHYLGGENYVFWGGREGYQSLLNTDMERELNHLARFFEAAVAHKKKIGFNGTFLIEPKPQEPTKHQYDWDAATAANFLRKYGLIGEFKLNIECNHATLSGHSCHHELETARINGLLGNIDANTGDPQVGWDTDQFLVDIQEATMIMLSVIRNGGIAPGGFNFDAKLRRESTDVEDLFIAHIVGMDTMARGLRNAAKLVEDGSLAELVRKRYQSFDTEIGAQIEAGKADFDFLEKKVKEWGEPKVASAKQELAEMIFQNAM from the exons ATGATCATGAAATCTGGGAAATTGTTActgcttcttctttctttcaatgTCTTCTATTATGCAGCAGTG AATTGTGCACCTCAGACATGCCCTGCTACCAAAGATGCTAAATGTGGTGATTCAGATGACTGGAAAGCGGAATTTTTTCCTGGCATTTCCAAAATTAAATATGAG GGGCCTTCCAGTAAGAATCCACTTTCATTTAAATGGTATAATCCAGAGGAGGAAATTcttgggaagaagatgaag GATTGGTTCAGATTTAGTGTTGCATTTTGGCATACATTCCGTGGAACAGGTGTTGACCCATTTGGTGCACCTACCAAATATTGGCCATGGGAAGATGGTACCAATTCATTAAGCATGGCTAAAAGAAGAA TGAGAGCAAATTTTGAGTTCATAAACAAACTTGGAGTCGATTTCTGGTGCTTCCACGACAGGGATATAGCTCCTGATGGGAAGACTATTGAG GAATCAAATGAAAACCTGGATGAAGTTGTGGCCCTTGCTCATGAGCTTCAGCGTCAG AGCAAAAAGAGAGTTTTGTGGGGAACAGCTCAGTTGTTCGTGCATCCTCGTTATATGCATGGTGCTGCTACTAG CTCCGAGTTAGCAGTGTATGCATATGCTGCGGCTCAAGTGAAGAAAGCCTTGGAG GTGACACATTATTTGGGGGGAGAAAATTATGTGTTTTGGGGCGGTCGAGAGGGTTACCAATCTCTTTTGAACACAGATATGGAACGAGAGCTTAATCATTTG GCTAGATTTTTTGAAGCTGCTGTTGCACACAAAAAGAAGATCGGATTCAATG GGACATTTTTAATTGAACCAAAGCCACAAGAACCTACAAAACATCA GTATGATTGGGATGCTGCAACTGCAGCTAATTTCTTGCGAAAATATGGACTTATAG GGGAATTCAAACTTAACATTGAGTGCAACCATGCCACTCTATCTGGTCACAG TTGCCATCATGAGCTTGAAACTGCAAGGATCAATGGATTATTGGGTAATATCGATGCAAATACTGGTGATCCTCAAGTTG GTTGGGACACGGATCAGTTTCTCGTAGATATCCAAGAGGCAACAATGATTATGCTCAGCGTTATCAGAAAT GGTGGAATTGCACCAGGTGGATTCAACTTTGATGCCAAATT GCGGAGAGAGAGCACAGATGTTGAAGACTTGTTCATAGCTCATATTGTTGGCATGGATACAATGGCCAGAGGTCTCAGGAATGCTGCCAAGCTAGTTGAG GATGGTTCTCTGGCCGAGCTTGTTCGCAAGCGATATCAGAGTTTTGACACAGAAATTGGGGCTCAAATAGAG GCCGGAAAAGCCGACTTTGATTTTCTTGAGAAGAAGGTCAAGGAATGGGGAGAACCAAAGGTTGCTTCTGCGAAACAG GAGCTAGCCGAGATGATATTCCAGAATGCTATGTAG